Proteins from one Mucilaginibacter jinjuensis genomic window:
- a CDS encoding glycosyltransferase: MSNNPQITVLMPAYNAGLYIAEAIASVLKQTFTDFELLIINDGSTDDTEAIVASFGDKRIVLVNQKNQGVAGALNTGLKLSKAPYIARFDADDICYPNRLALQYQFMLDHPEYHIIGSATDYVDKEGHHIFNFKAPLLSQEGIDKISYKVCPFIHSSVFYRKASIMEQGGYNIYAHTFEDHLLWLKVLKHYKGYNMPESLIKVRLNPESVTIDERWCHPRFLEIKFNALTRGTIDADDYSELIAIRGQQLDNNINHEAYYGLLAKKFLWNNHNPKKARYNIYKLLAINRLHFKSYVLLLMTLLPGRFINRIYHTAKATELYREEGGVPHER, from the coding sequence ATGAGCAATAACCCGCAAATAACCGTACTGATGCCCGCATACAATGCAGGGTTATACATTGCCGAGGCGATAGCATCTGTACTAAAGCAAACCTTTACCGATTTCGAACTGCTGATTATTAACGATGGCTCTACAGATGATACCGAGGCGATAGTAGCATCGTTTGGCGACAAACGCATTGTGCTTGTAAATCAGAAAAACCAGGGCGTGGCCGGAGCTTTAAATACAGGATTGAAGTTATCGAAAGCACCATATATAGCTCGTTTTGATGCTGATGATATATGCTACCCTAATCGCCTGGCGCTGCAGTATCAATTCATGCTCGATCATCCCGAATACCATATCATCGGTTCGGCAACTGATTATGTGGATAAGGAAGGGCACCATATTTTCAACTTCAAAGCACCACTGTTATCGCAGGAGGGCATAGATAAGATCAGTTACAAAGTATGCCCATTTATCCATTCCAGCGTATTTTACCGCAAGGCCAGTATTATGGAACAGGGCGGCTACAATATCTACGCCCATACCTTTGAAGACCATTTGCTTTGGCTTAAGGTACTGAAACATTATAAGGGCTATAACATGCCCGAAAGCCTGATTAAAGTTCGCCTGAATCCTGAATCTGTCACCATTGATGAAAGATGGTGCCACCCACGCTTTCTCGAAATAAAGTTTAATGCGCTCACAAGGGGTACCATTGATGCCGATGATTATAGCGAGCTGATAGCCATCCGCGGACAACAGCTCGATAACAACATTAACCATGAGGCCTATTATGGCCTTTTGGCTAAAAAGTTTTTGTGGAATAACCATAACCCGAAAAAGGCCCGCTACAATATTTACAAACTGCTGGCCATAAACAGGCTGCATTTTAAAAGTTATGTGCTGTTGCTGATGACTTTGCTGCCTGGCCGGTTCATCAACCGCATTTATCATACTGCCAAAGCAACAGAATTATACCGCGAGGAAGGAGGCGTACCCCATGAACGCTAA